From the genome of Leptospira yasudae, one region includes:
- a CDS encoding TonB-dependent receptor plug domain-containing protein: MSGPLFAQKPVQAEIVVTDETGNNAVSNTPIVFQEIGKYLITNGEGSVKVTFPAPGTYNLRIMTSEKVFKKTVTIEHDGQKKFLFIRKPVAGEINVYGDRDLESLSRYTLQQEEIRRLPGAQNDALKAIQTLPGIAAVPPIGLSSSSFNNLVNSVGNSNPYSNSERGFLVMRGGGTLANGYYLDGFPMSYPYHLGDQSSVLNNNLIKSFNIYSGAFPVQFGFATGGIIDIRTPDVVAKTFSIVNLNTFLSDVYHQNKISENIYAIVSARKSYPNVALLKLYPDGIPPDAKYADYEDYQAKFNWKPGANHTFNVLLFGAKDKQKYTKAQDDFENSKKEFLGISTLQEAASGRPPVGLQRLFRTSGFRYTYNNKSWFESSFSISNNHFRENFEVDFKNPLTAEQIFGLQNVTTQNINFVENNTRINLIERYLTFRFGGQLREKTIQLQGEDIKSSNATFLDFFNSLLDSNRQFRALIEGDRIHTREIAGFAELEFKLGGFSILPGYRHDYYDKVHEKRDAFRGRAEYEILKTGTKFLAGTGEHFNAPLQIEQFSSRSGNPNLKMEHSIHSSVGIEQRVTGDYIIKVEGFHNQYSNLVTPDTYVQDPYHPNNEKRDIVNHPDDVQKNPFLVRNMNYSNSRDGYSRGVELFFKANHNSARRFFGWISYTNSVSKRNNHQPQLTEDEEKQRTRDNRNRRLQYQLHEGGNYLNYYDDGKFELVVDNDKLQLYDYDRTHILNIVLAWKFGQSWQVGGKYTYLTNVPITPIVGSSKASAIASTGINLYNPTYSEYYNSGRWPDFHQLDIRIDRFMNYQWGYVNTYIEFINFFGNRNQISQTFNNFGPYSRDAVTNPLTGITTPSNPNPVYNANYIESTAIGGKVKYYPLISIGMQIKF; this comes from the coding sequence TTGTCCGGTCCTTTGTTCGCGCAGAAGCCCGTTCAAGCGGAAATCGTCGTCACGGACGAAACGGGGAACAACGCGGTCTCAAACACTCCGATCGTATTTCAAGAAATCGGAAAGTATCTCATCACAAACGGAGAAGGTTCGGTCAAGGTTACGTTTCCCGCGCCGGGAACATACAACCTGAGAATCATGACCTCCGAAAAGGTGTTTAAAAAGACAGTTACGATCGAACACGACGGTCAAAAGAAATTTCTTTTTATCCGCAAGCCCGTTGCGGGAGAAATCAACGTCTACGGAGACCGCGATCTCGAATCTCTTTCGCGTTATACTCTGCAACAGGAAGAGATTAGAAGATTGCCGGGAGCGCAGAACGACGCGCTCAAGGCGATTCAAACGTTACCCGGAATTGCGGCCGTTCCTCCGATCGGACTTTCGTCTTCTTCGTTTAACAATTTGGTGAACAGCGTGGGAAATTCGAATCCGTATTCGAACAGCGAGCGGGGGTTTTTGGTCATGCGCGGCGGAGGAACCCTGGCGAACGGTTATTATCTAGACGGGTTTCCGATGTCGTATCCGTATCACCTCGGAGATCAATCTTCGGTTCTGAACAACAATCTCATCAAGTCGTTTAACATTTATTCGGGCGCGTTTCCGGTTCAGTTCGGTTTTGCGACGGGCGGTATCATCGATATTCGAACGCCCGACGTAGTGGCGAAAACGTTCTCGATCGTAAACTTGAACACGTTTCTTTCGGACGTTTATCATCAGAACAAGATTTCCGAAAACATCTACGCGATCGTTTCCGCGAGAAAGTCGTATCCGAACGTCGCTTTACTGAAATTATATCCGGACGGAATTCCTCCCGACGCGAAGTACGCCGACTACGAAGACTATCAAGCCAAGTTCAATTGGAAACCGGGCGCGAATCATACGTTCAACGTGTTGTTGTTCGGCGCGAAGGATAAACAGAAATATACGAAGGCTCAGGACGACTTTGAAAACAGCAAAAAAGAATTCTTAGGAATCTCCACATTGCAGGAAGCCGCTTCCGGAAGACCTCCCGTCGGTTTGCAGAGATTGTTTCGAACCAGCGGGTTTCGTTATACGTACAACAATAAATCCTGGTTTGAAAGTTCGTTCTCCATTTCGAACAATCACTTTCGGGAAAACTTCGAAGTGGACTTCAAAAATCCTCTCACCGCGGAACAGATCTTCGGTCTTCAGAACGTTACGACTCAGAATATCAACTTCGTAGAAAATAACACGAGAATCAATCTGATCGAAAGGTATCTAACGTTTCGTTTCGGCGGGCAGCTTCGCGAGAAAACGATTCAGCTTCAAGGAGAAGATATCAAATCCTCGAACGCAACCTTTCTCGATTTCTTCAACAGTCTTTTGGATTCCAATCGTCAGTTCCGCGCTTTGATCGAAGGGGATCGCATTCACACGAGAGAAATCGCGGGTTTTGCCGAACTCGAATTCAAACTCGGAGGATTCAGCATTCTTCCCGGTTATCGACACGACTACTACGATAAAGTTCACGAAAAACGGGACGCGTTTCGAGGAAGAGCGGAATACGAAATTCTCAAGACGGGAACGAAATTCTTAGCAGGAACCGGTGAGCACTTCAACGCGCCTTTGCAGATCGAACAGTTTTCTTCGAGATCGGGAAATCCGAATCTAAAGATGGAACATTCGATTCATTCTTCTGTCGGGATCGAACAAAGGGTGACCGGCGATTATATCATTAAGGTAGAAGGGTTTCACAATCAGTATTCGAATCTGGTCACTCCCGATACGTATGTTCAAGATCCGTATCATCCGAACAACGAAAAAAGGGATATCGTCAATCATCCGGACGACGTTCAAAAAAATCCGTTTCTCGTGCGAAACATGAACTATTCGAATTCAAGAGACGGTTATTCGAGAGGGGTGGAACTTTTTTTCAAAGCGAATCACAATTCTGCGCGTAGATTTTTCGGATGGATTTCTTATACGAATTCCGTATCCAAGCGGAACAACCACCAGCCTCAACTTACGGAAGACGAGGAAAAACAAAGAACCCGAGACAACCGAAATCGAAGACTTCAATACCAGCTGCACGAAGGCGGAAATTATCTCAACTACTACGACGACGGAAAGTTCGAACTCGTCGTGGACAACGACAAACTGCAGTTATACGATTACGATCGGACTCACATTCTCAACATCGTATTGGCTTGGAAGTTCGGTCAGAGCTGGCAAGTGGGCGGTAAATACACGTATCTTACGAACGTTCCGATCACTCCGATCGTGGGTTCATCCAAGGCGTCCGCGATCGCTTCTACCGGAATCAATCTCTACAATCCAACGTATTCCGAATATTATAATTCCGGAAGATGGCCCGACTTTCATCAGCTTGATATCCGCATCGATCGTTTTATGAATTATCAATGGGGTTACGTGAACACATACATCGAGTTCATCAACTTCTTCGGTAATAGAAATCAGATCAGTCAGACGTTTAATAATTTCGGTCCTTATTCAAGGGACGCGGTTACCAATCCGTTGACGGGAATCACGACGCCGAGTAATCCGAATCCGGTGTATAACGCCAATTACATCGAATCGACTGCGATCGGTGGAAAAGTGAAGTATTATCCTCTGATCAGCATCGGGATGCAGATTAAGTTCTAG
- a CDS encoding YebC/PmpR family DNA-binding transcriptional regulator — MSGHSKWATIKRKKDAIDSKRGAIFTRVGKEITVAAKMGGGDPEGNPRLRLAILKAKSVNMPKDNIERAVKKGTGDLEGVTYEECLYECFGPGGIAIMVSAVTDKKSRTTPEIKSILTKLGGSLATSGSVSRLFERKGVIVLESAQIGEDELVDLAVGAGAEDVINEGEVFRVITTPDDYEAVLHALNEKGLKAEESEIRYIALVSSEIADKEVAEKVMKLIDQLDGHDDVTSVTSNFELAASLEKEFE; from the coding sequence ATGTCCGGACATTCGAAATGGGCTACGATCAAACGTAAGAAAGACGCGATCGATTCCAAACGCGGAGCCATTTTTACAAGAGTGGGAAAAGAAATCACGGTAGCCGCAAAGATGGGTGGAGGAGATCCGGAAGGAAATCCGAGGCTCAGACTTGCGATACTGAAAGCCAAGTCAGTGAACATGCCCAAAGACAATATAGAAAGGGCGGTTAAAAAAGGAACGGGGGATTTGGAAGGAGTCACTTACGAAGAGTGTCTCTATGAATGTTTCGGACCGGGTGGAATCGCGATCATGGTGTCCGCGGTCACCGATAAGAAATCCAGAACGACTCCGGAAATCAAAAGCATCCTTACGAAACTCGGAGGTTCTCTTGCAACTTCCGGTTCCGTAAGCCGACTTTTTGAAAGAAAGGGTGTGATCGTGCTCGAATCCGCTCAAATCGGAGAAGACGAACTGGTCGATCTCGCGGTCGGAGCCGGAGCGGAAGACGTAATCAACGAAGGGGAAGTGTTCCGAGTGATCACGACTCCGGACGATTACGAGGCCGTATTGCACGCGTTAAACGAGAAGGGACTGAAAGCGGAGGAATCGGAAATCCGTTATATCGCTTTGGTCAGCTCCGAAATCGCGGACAAAGAGGTCGCCGAGAAAGTGATGAAGTTGATCGATCAGTTGGACGGCCACGACGACGTGACTTCCGTGACATCCAACTTCGAGTTGGCCGCTTCGCTCGAAAAAGAATTTGAGTGA
- a CDS encoding crossover junction endodeoxyribonuclease RuvC: MRIIGIDPGSHRAGYAVLEKNGSKIQILTYGTVEVPSGTPSPDNLLLLRSGLSEVLEEFQPSLASVEEMFFAKNKKTASRVFESRGVLLVTLAEKNIPILEPTVSQIKKGTTGSGTADKKQIRQALKLLLNIELLKGHDDSWDAVAAAYVGLSMSASPLLGVRFKV, from the coding sequence TTGAGAATCATCGGAATCGACCCGGGTTCGCATAGAGCCGGTTATGCGGTGCTGGAAAAGAACGGTTCCAAGATTCAAATCCTCACATACGGGACCGTTGAAGTTCCTTCCGGAACACCCAGTCCGGATAATCTTCTTCTTTTGAGAAGCGGTTTGTCCGAAGTGTTGGAGGAATTCCAGCCATCTCTCGCATCCGTCGAAGAAATGTTTTTTGCGAAGAATAAGAAGACCGCTTCGCGTGTGTTCGAATCGAGAGGCGTTCTTTTAGTTACATTAGCGGAAAAGAATATTCCAATTTTAGAACCTACCGTTTCTCAGATCAAAAAGGGAACGACCGGAAGCGGAACCGCCGATAAAAAACAGATTCGCCAAGCGTTAAAGTTGCTCCTCAACATTGAGTTGCTGAAAGGACATGATGATTCTTGGGACGCGGTTGCCGCGGCTTATGTCGGACTTTCTATGAGTGCGAGTCCTTTGCTTGGCGTGCGTTTTAAGGTTTAA
- a CDS encoding alpha/beta fold hydrolase, with protein sequence MGKNRIEGAVQSKDWKLKYVADGEGPDVFVIGSALYYDRSFSQNIRNSCRMIFADHRGYAEGPASTDKKDFSLNVILEDIELVRKKLGLEQIVLVGHSGHGYMALEYAKKYPEKVSHLILLCMTPDLSQKSHELIESYFQENATAERKEYFAERMSELGEAISKDPQNAFKLFNVYAGARSWYDFKYDSSWLWEDIPVNTAVFDHVWGEVFRDIDIKPAVRSLKIPVYLGLGRYDYLMPPASTWDSVLPLFQDLKVQYFEKSGHTPPLEEPENFDREILSWLKEKKAI encoded by the coding sequence ATGGGCAAGAACAGAATCGAAGGCGCTGTCCAATCAAAAGACTGGAAATTGAAATACGTCGCAGATGGGGAAGGACCGGATGTTTTCGTGATCGGAAGCGCTCTCTATTACGATCGAAGTTTTTCCCAAAATATCCGTAACTCTTGCCGTATGATTTTTGCGGATCATCGAGGATATGCGGAAGGGCCCGCGTCTACGGACAAAAAAGATTTTTCCTTGAACGTCATTTTGGAAGATATCGAACTCGTCCGAAAGAAGCTCGGGTTGGAGCAAATCGTTTTGGTCGGACATTCCGGTCACGGGTATATGGCTCTTGAATACGCGAAAAAATATCCCGAGAAAGTTTCTCATCTGATTCTGCTTTGTATGACGCCGGATCTTTCCCAAAAAAGTCACGAGCTCATTGAATCGTATTTTCAGGAGAACGCGACAGCCGAACGAAAGGAATACTTTGCGGAACGAATGTCCGAATTGGGAGAAGCGATCTCCAAAGATCCGCAAAATGCATTCAAATTATTTAATGTGTATGCGGGCGCGAGAAGCTGGTACGATTTTAAATACGATTCTTCCTGGCTTTGGGAGGACATTCCGGTAAACACTGCTGTCTTCGATCACGTATGGGGAGAAGTATTCCGCGATATAGATATCAAACCCGCGGTTCGGTCGCTCAAAATTCCGGTTTATCTGGGTCTCGGAAGATACGATTATCTCATGCCTCCCGCCTCCACTTGGGATTCGGTTCTCCCGCTTTTTCAGGATTTAAAGGTTCAATATTTCGAGAAGAGCGGACATACGCCTCCGTTGGAAGAACCGGAAAATTTCGATCGCGAAATTCTTTCCTGGCTGAAGGAAAAGAAGGCGATCTGA
- a CDS encoding rhodanese-like domain-containing protein translates to MRILFILLLSFSVSGTLIAKEKTIIKTKNKIPNRLIDYKMFQNTVNSSSEEREAKRLTEEEFLRMIEKEDVILLDARSESRYKLRHIRGAISLPFTEFTKESLAQVIPKLDSKILIYCNNNFMGSPQAFAAKAPAASLNLSTFVSLKAYGYTNIYELGPLLDIQTTKLPFEGSEVE, encoded by the coding sequence ATGAGAATTCTTTTTATCCTTCTACTCAGCTTCTCGGTGAGCGGAACTCTAATCGCAAAGGAGAAAACGATTATTAAAACAAAAAACAAAATTCCGAACCGTCTTATCGACTACAAAATGTTTCAAAACACGGTAAATTCCTCTTCGGAAGAAAGAGAAGCCAAACGCCTCACGGAGGAAGAATTTCTTCGCATGATCGAAAAGGAGGACGTGATCCTTTTGGACGCCCGCAGCGAGTCCCGCTACAAACTCAGACATATCCGCGGTGCGATCAGTCTGCCTTTTACGGAGTTCACCAAAGAATCCTTGGCTCAAGTGATTCCGAAATTAGATTCAAAAATTCTAATATACTGCAATAATAACTTTATGGGAAGTCCGCAGGCGTTTGCCGCAAAGGCTCCGGCCGCCTCCTTGAATCTTTCAACCTTCGTTTCTTTGAAGGCATACGGTTATACGAATATCTACGAACTCGGTCCTCTTTTGGACATTCAAACTACAAAACTTCCCTTCGAAGGAAGCGAGGTGGAGTGA
- a CDS encoding type III pantothenate kinase — translation MLLVVDVGNTNTVFGIFENGKTTPLFHKRTVTRKDRTSDELGLFFRGFLREFKIENEAITGGIYSSVVPTLNPILERMFHDWFKIEAVRVHYQMKLPFSISYPRPYEIGADRLVNAAACVVDSPGKSIIIDLGTATTFCVVDDKPEYLGGVIAPGLKVSMDALTRNTSQLPPIVFQSPDKILGDSTIESIQSGFFFGWIGLLEGIIREIKKEKGQEYRVIGTGGLVTVIDAAHPGIFDQIDPLLTLRGLQILHQMNS, via the coding sequence ATGCTCTTAGTAGTCGACGTAGGCAATACGAACACGGTCTTCGGAATTTTTGAAAACGGAAAGACCACTCCCCTCTTTCACAAACGAACCGTAACCCGCAAAGACCGAACGTCCGACGAACTCGGATTATTCTTCCGCGGGTTTCTGCGCGAATTTAAAATCGAAAACGAAGCGATCACGGGCGGAATTTATTCCAGCGTGGTGCCTACTCTCAACCCGATCTTGGAAAGAATGTTCCATGATTGGTTTAAAATCGAAGCGGTTCGGGTTCATTATCAGATGAAACTTCCGTTTTCGATCTCTTATCCGAGACCTTATGAAATCGGCGCCGATCGTCTTGTAAACGCGGCGGCTTGCGTGGTCGATTCTCCCGGTAAATCCATCATCATCGATTTGGGAACCGCGACTACGTTCTGCGTCGTCGACGACAAACCCGAATATCTCGGCGGAGTGATCGCTCCCGGATTGAAAGTTTCGATGGACGCTCTCACAAGAAATACTTCGCAGCTTCCTCCGATCGTATTTCAATCACCCGATAAGATCTTAGGAGATTCTACGATCGAGTCGATTCAATCCGGATTCTTTTTCGGTTGGATCGGTTTGTTGGAAGGAATCATACGCGAGATCAAAAAAGAAAAAGGTCAGGAGTATAGAGTGATCGGAACGGGCGGTCTTGTCACCGTAATCGACGCCGCTCATCCTGGAATCTTCGATCAGATCGATCCTCTTTTGACCTTGCGCGGACTTCAGATTTTACATCAGATGAATTCTTAA